The Pseudomonadota bacterium region ATGGGTGGGGTAGCCCTGATGACTGTGGGTTTTGGCTTTAAAGTTGCCATGTTTCCCTTCCATATGTGGACGCCGGATGTTTATGAAGGAGCTCCCACGTCAATTACCGGTTTTATGGCCACCGGGGTAAAGGCGGCGGCCTTTGCGGCGCTGCTCCGGGTTTTCTTCGTTGCTCTGGGTCATTTGCAGGCTGACTGGACCGGGATCATGTGGTTAATTGCTTTCCTGACCATGACCATCGGCAACGTGGTGGCTTTATCCCAGACCAATATCAAACGTATGTTGGCTTATTCCAGTATTGCCCATGCCGGTTATCTGCTGGTTGGTTTTGTTGCCGGCAGCAAGCTGGGTCAGTCAGCCATACTTTTTTATCTCTTAAGTTATGCTTTTACTAATCTCGGGGCTTTCGGGGTTATCGCTCTGCTGGGTCGAAAAGAGGGTGAATATAATGAGTTGGAAGATTTTGCCGGCCTTGGTTTTAAATATCCTTTGATGGGGCTGGCGATGGCGCTTTTCATGTTTTCCATGGCCGGTATCCCCCCGGCATCAGGTTTTATGGGAAAATTCTATCTTTTCAGTTCAGCAATGAAGGGCGGATTTGTCTGGCTGGCTATCTTCGGGGTGATTAACAGCGTCATCTCTCTCTATTACTACCTGCGGGTGGTGGTAGTAATGTATTTCAAGGAAGCTGGGCGGGATATTGTTATGCCTAAGCCTTCTCCGGCCCTGGTGGTTGGTCTGGTGCTGGCGGTTGTCGGGGTTTTGCAGATGGGTATTTTCCCCTCATATTTCCTGGACATGGCCCGCCAGTCTATCCAGACGATGCTCATGTAGCAAGGCATCATTATCCGAAAATAAATCTGGCGGCTTGTTTAAGCCGCCTTTTTTT contains the following coding sequences:
- a CDS encoding NADH-quinone oxidoreductase subunit N, translating into MEMLEFVVPALNVKAILPQVILSLTALTVLLVGVFSPQDKKTSSLGYLSLVGVVVALISTLMINGVRESAYNGMVLADGFSSFITLIICVVTILTILTSINYQKFFPRLNCGEYYCLLLFAAVGMCFMGSAGNLLMVFLALETMSISIYVLAGFNSDDAKSIESAMKYFLLGAFASGFLLFGFALIFGSTGTMDLVKISAFLTAHPEVIHSRMLMGGVALMTVGFGFKVAMFPFHMWTPDVYEGAPTSITGFMATGVKAAAFAALLRVFFVALGHLQADWTGIMWLIAFLTMTIGNVVALSQTNIKRMLAYSSIAHAGYLLVGFVAGSKLGQSAILFYLLSYAFTNLGAFGVIALLGRKEGEYNELEDFAGLGFKYPLMGLAMALFMFSMAGIPPASGFMGKFYLFSSAMKGGFVWLAIFGVINSVISLYYYLRVVVVMYFKEAGRDIVMPKPSPALVVGLVLAVVGVLQMGIFPSYFLDMARQSIQTMLM